Part of the Pseudodesulfovibrio mercurii genome is shown below.
CCAGGGACTTGCCGATGACCCGGTCCTTGCGCAGGGGCTCGATGGCCTTGTTGACCTCGGACCGGACCAGGGCCAGTCGTTCCCAGCGGGCGCGCTCGTCGGCGGACAGGCCGGGCCGGTCGGGCTGGAAGCGCAGGGCGAAGACCGTCTTGCTTTGCGGCAGGGCGGCCTTGATCGCCTCGGGCAGGTCCTGGAAGGCCTCCTCGGCGGTGAAGGACAGGACCGGGGCCATGTCCTCGAGGAGCATGAGCAGGATCTGCCAGAGCACGGTCTGGGCGGAGCGGCGCTTGAGGCCGTCCCGCTCCTCCACGTAGAGGCGGTCCTTGATGATGTCGAGGTAGAAGGCGGACAGGTCCACCACGCAGAGGTTGTGCAGGGTGTGGTAGACCTTGTGGAATTCGAACCGGCGGTAGGCCGTGCGGATGGCGTCGTGCTGGCGCACGACCATGTCCAGGGCGTAGCGGTCCAGCGGCGGCATGTCGGCCACGGCCACTTTGTCCGCCGGGTCGAAGTCGCTCAGGTTGGACAGCAGGTAGCGGCAGGTGTTGCGGATGCGGCGGTAGGCGTCGACCAACCGGCTCAGGGTCTCGTCCGAGATGCGGATGTCCTCCTGGTAGTTGGAGGCCGAGACCCACATGCGCAGGATCTCCGCGCCGAACTTGTCGATGATCTCTTGCGGGGCCAGGACGTTGCCGATGGATTTCGACATCTTGCGCCCTTCGGCGTCGACCACGTAGCCGTGGGTCAGGACCGCCTTGTAGGGCGGCACGTCGCGCGTGCCCACCGAGGCGAGCAGGGAGGAGTGGAACCAGCCGCGATGCTGGTCCGAGCCCTCCAGGTACAGGTCCGCCGGGAAGCGGGTCTCCTTGCGCTGCTCCACCACGGCGGCGTAGCTGGTGCCGGAGTCGAACCAGACGTCCAGGATGTCGGTCTCGCGCCGCCAGTGTTTGCCGCCGCACTTGGGACAGGTCAGCCCCTCGGGCACGATCTCTTCGAGCGGGGCCTCGAACCAGTAGTCGCAGCCGGTCTCGTGCTTGGCGTAGCGGTCGCAGATGTCGTAGACCCACTTGGCGTCGAACCAGGTCTCGTCGCAGTCCTCGCAGATGAGCGCGGAGATGGGCACGCCCCAGTTGCGCTGGCGGGAGATGCACCAGTCAGGCCGGTTTTCGACCATGTTGTAGATGCGCTCCTCGCCCCAGGACGGAATCCACTCCACGTCGTTGCGGATGGCCTTGAGGGCCCGCTTGCGCAGGTTGTTCTCGTCCATGCCGATGAACCACTGGGTGGTGGCCCGGAAGATGACCGGCTGCTTGCAGCGCCAGCAGTGGGGGTAGGAGTGGGTGATCTTTTCCGAGGCCATCAGGTTGCCCAACTCGGTCAGCTTCTCGATGACCTTGGGGTTGGCCTCCCAGACGTTCAGTCCGGCGAAAAATTCGACTTCATTGAGAAATTCGCCGCGATTGTTCATGGGCGAGTAGATTTCCAGGCCGTAGCGCAGGCCGGTCTCGAAGTCCTCGCGGCCGTGTCCCGGCGCGGTGTGCACGCAGCCCGTGCCGGTGTCCAGGGTCACGTAGTCGGCCAGGACCACCGGGGACGGGCGGTCGTAGATGGGGTGCTTGGCCCGCATGCCCTCGAGGTCCGCGCCGCGGAAGGTGGCCAGGGTCTCCCAGGACTCCCAGCCGAACTTGCCGGCGCAGGATTCGAGCAGGGCTTCGGCCAGGACGTAGTAGTCGCCGCCCGTCTGGACCAGGACGTAGTCGAAGTCCGGGTGCACGGCCACGGCCATGTTGTCCGGGATGGTCCACGGGGTGGTGGTCCAGATGAGGATGTACAGACTGGAGACGTCGATGTCCGTGATCTTCTTGAAATTCTCGTCGGCCATGGGGAAGCGGACGTAGATGGACGGGGAGGTGTGGTCCTCGTACTCCACCTCGGCCTCGGCCAGGGCGGTGTGGCAGTCGCAACA
Proteins encoded:
- the ileS gene encoding isoleucine--tRNA ligase; the protein is MSDYKKTLLLPQTTFPMKANLTQREPEMLKFWEEIKAYDEMVAAGDPDDRYVLHDGPPYANGHIHMGTALNKVLKDIIVKSRNIQGQKAEYVPGWDCHGLPIEHKVEQELKKKNKELDTLTIRKICRSYAAKWLDTQRQEFKRLGVFGVWDDPYMTMKPEYEAATARELGRFMERDGVVRGKKPIYWCCDCHTALAEAEVEYEDHTSPSIYVRFPMADENFKKITDIDVSSLYILIWTTTPWTIPDNMAVAVHPDFDYVLVQTGGDYYVLAEALLESCAGKFGWESWETLATFRGADLEGMRAKHPIYDRPSPVVLADYVTLDTGTGCVHTAPGHGREDFETGLRYGLEIYSPMNNRGEFLNEVEFFAGLNVWEANPKVIEKLTELGNLMASEKITHSYPHCWRCKQPVIFRATTQWFIGMDENNLRKRALKAIRNDVEWIPSWGEERIYNMVENRPDWCISRQRNWGVPISALICEDCDETWFDAKWVYDICDRYAKHETGCDYWFEAPLEEIVPEGLTCPKCGGKHWRRETDILDVWFDSGTSYAAVVEQRKETRFPADLYLEGSDQHRGWFHSSLLASVGTRDVPPYKAVLTHGYVVDAEGRKMSKSIGNVLAPQEIIDKFGAEILRMWVSASNYQEDIRISDETLSRLVDAYRRIRNTCRYLLSNLSDFDPADKVAVADMPPLDRYALDMVVRQHDAIRTAYRRFEFHKVYHTLHNLCVVDLSAFYLDIIKDRLYVEERDGLKRRSAQTVLWQILLMLLEDMAPVLSFTAEEAFQDLPEAIKAALPQSKTVFALRFQPDRPGLSADERARWERLALVRSEVNKAIEPLRKDRVIGKSLDAQVTLYADEAVRELVATEDIDPREFFIISKLVLDEPENAPADAYVGEDIENLKVAVAPAPGEKCERCWRIAEDLGTDPDYPDACPRCTAVLKTLE